One genomic window of Actinomycetota bacterium includes the following:
- a CDS encoding NIL domain-containing protein produces MVRHKIVLRFPREQVDKPIVSKLVRDYGLDFNILKASITPREEGLLVLEVTGEEADYERGLEYLRSCGVDIQPLSQDIKRNEERCTHCGACLAVCPTVALSLDRDTWEVRFSDDDCVACELCVKACPPRAMEVHY; encoded by the coding sequence ATGGTGCGGCACAAGATAGTTCTCCGTTTTCCCCGCGAGCAGGTGGACAAGCCCATCGTGAGCAAGCTGGTCCGGGACTACGGCCTGGACTTCAACATCCTCAAGGCCTCCATCACCCCCCGGGAGGAGGGCCTGCTGGTCCTGGAGGTGACCGGGGAGGAGGCGGATTACGAGCGGGGCCTGGAATACCTGCGCTCCTGCGGGGTGGACATCCAGCCCCTCTCCCAGGACATCAAGCGCAACGAGGAGCGTTGCACCCACTGCGGGGCCTGCCTTGCGGTCTGCCCCACGGTAGCGCTGAGCTTGGACCGGGATACCTGGGAAGTGCGCTTTTCGGATGACGACTGCGTGGCCTGCGAGCTCTGCGTCAAGGCCTGCCCCCCGCGGGCCATGGAAGTCCATTATTGA
- a CDS encoding homocysteine biosynthesis protein: protein MAKTIAEINERIKKGEAVVVTAEEIIDLVEEKGVEEVARTVDVVTTGTFGPMCSSGAFINLGHAQPRIKIQRAWLNEVPVYCGVAAVDIYIGATEMAEHDPLNEVFPGEFRYGGGHVIEDLVAGRKVHLRAEAYGTDCYPNRRWERDITLDDVKEAWLFNPRNAYQNYNVAVNLSDRVIYTYMGVLRPKLGNANYCSAGQLSPLLNDPLFRTIGIGTRIFLGGGVGYVAWHGTQHNTDVPRAANGTPTRPAGTIAVIGDLRGMNPRYLTGYSMLGYGATLAVGIGIPIPVLDEEVVRHAAVRDADLKAPVVDYSVDYPQGTGRVLGEVTYAELKSGRIVVEGKEVPTAPLSSYSRAREIAETLKEWIRQGRFLLSEPVELLPCAAREKGVG from the coding sequence ATGGCCAAGACCATAGCGGAGATTAACGAGAGAATCAAGAAAGGCGAGGCGGTGGTGGTCACCGCCGAGGAGATCATCGACCTGGTGGAGGAGAAGGGCGTGGAGGAGGTGGCCCGCACGGTGGACGTGGTGACCACGGGCACCTTCGGGCCCATGTGCTCCTCCGGGGCCTTCATCAACCTGGGACACGCCCAGCCGCGCATCAAGATACAGCGCGCCTGGTTGAACGAGGTGCCGGTGTACTGCGGCGTGGCCGCCGTGGACATCTACATCGGGGCCACGGAGATGGCGGAGCACGACCCCCTGAACGAGGTCTTCCCCGGCGAGTTCCGCTATGGTGGCGGCCACGTCATCGAGGACCTGGTGGCGGGGCGCAAGGTGCACCTGAGGGCGGAGGCCTACGGCACGGACTGCTATCCCAACCGGCGCTGGGAGCGCGATATAACCCTGGACGACGTCAAGGAGGCCTGGCTCTTCAACCCGCGCAACGCCTACCAGAACTACAACGTGGCCGTTAACCTGTCCGACCGGGTCATCTACACCTACATGGGGGTGTTGCGCCCCAAGCTGGGGAACGCCAACTATTGCAGCGCGGGCCAGCTCTCGCCGCTGCTCAACGACCCCCTGTTCCGCACCATTGGCATAGGTACCCGCATCTTCCTGGGTGGGGGCGTGGGATACGTGGCCTGGCACGGAACGCAGCACAACACCGACGTCCCCCGCGCCGCCAACGGGACGCCCACCAGGCCGGCGGGCACCATCGCCGTCATCGGCGACCTCAGGGGGATGAACCCCCGCTACCTCACCGGCTATTCCATGCTCGGCTACGGGGCCACCCTGGCGGTGGGCATCGGCATACCCATCCCGGTGCTGGACGAGGAGGTGGTGCGGCACGCCGCGGTGCGCGACGCCGACCTCAAGGCCCCGGTGGTGGATTACTCCGTGGACTACCCGCAGGGCACGGGACGGGTGCTGGGCGAGGTCACCTACGCGGAGCTGAAAAGCGGGCGCATCGTGGTGGAGGGAAAGGAGGTGCCTACCGCCCCCCTTTCCAGTTACAGCCGGGCGAGGGAAATCGCCGAGACCTTGAAGGAATGGATACGGCAGGGACGCTTCCTGCTCAGCGAGCCGGTGGAGCTTCTGCCCTGCGCGGCGAGGGAGAAGGGGGTGGGCTGA
- a CDS encoding alpha/beta hydrolase-fold protein, protein MRKARGFLTPIAFLVVLALVLAWLPGCEILPYQEPVGGMTVRYDFVSTVDDLNLPCSIYLPSGYDPSRSYPLWVELHALGGVPLIDNNWMNIFSNMIKTVADERGWIVLSPWGRNLTSFYIDGVNKDAGPNREPNIVDDMSSLASWTPAGGGWSAAGGVIRQSDSSASWKELVRRDSSGKDYAVRVRFREVSRPGNASAVGINLRRDPATGDCYHVDLYSETVNGTTSKYVRLFRVSGGTWNLIYQAPYEWGPLKPGDPWITLRVGSYAGYLKVNVNDKPINLQPGDDCSPYGDGRDVPEPPISGEVSICSYGAVHEFDELRIQNEHQYGERDVIDCILQAMEKFNIDEDRVYVSGLSMGGTGAYVLGIHNPGLVTAVSPNAGASDLVYNYQWMREHFPRNYGYPYADVNDARVPDNWAAIAGKEDEPGSSIDTPLMRDNSARYVLENLANMPIRIVQGLNDSNFPNQYQNLTVMWWKRESTTPGDRWWLVEAPPPYSPATAEFANGGDVHALLTAWSAVGPYYSEYNTSPYGGHGFMEPYGVTADFFQAHARNRQPTQVAYKTYDDPVSSSYWMTMRRYEGAGEEAALARAGVDRAAGAVEAHVRNVQELTLDLSWAGVTLEPGRILTVRLDTSTDPSAIPVSDRLGRTDLVLVHAWAAVLGMRVRLDGSLLTPGVDYTLEGSRLRIPGIVLDRQRTLTLELPSQAQANLLPNPGFEDVNPDGSVPGWSQLLLSGGTARMENHSMMSHAGSRSLRIKDPAPAAAPYTCSWRSDPVAGIEAGSYYALTGFYRTRLFRNASAQVTIYWYNAAGSLIGTDSATLETPSGYSTHDWMPFHLQARAPLGAARAAVRLETAGSSGTAGGGSVWFDDVALFRVP, encoded by the coding sequence TTGAGAAAGGCACGCGGGTTTCTTACTCCCATTGCTTTCCTGGTCGTGTTAGCCCTGGTTCTGGCCTGGCTTCCGGGCTGCGAGATCCTCCCCTACCAGGAGCCGGTGGGCGGCATGACCGTCCGGTACGATTTCGTGTCCACCGTGGACGACCTCAACCTCCCCTGCAGCATCTATCTCCCCTCGGGATACGACCCCTCGCGTTCCTATCCCCTGTGGGTGGAGCTGCATGCCCTGGGCGGGGTGCCCCTCATCGACAACAACTGGATGAACATCTTCTCCAACATGATCAAAACGGTGGCCGACGAGAGGGGATGGATAGTCCTCTCCCCCTGGGGCCGCAACCTCACCAGCTTCTACATCGACGGGGTGAACAAGGATGCGGGGCCGAACCGGGAGCCGAACATCGTGGACGACATGTCCAGCCTGGCTTCCTGGACGCCGGCAGGTGGAGGCTGGTCGGCGGCGGGCGGGGTCATCCGTCAGTCGGATTCCTCCGCCTCCTGGAAGGAACTGGTAAGACGGGATTCCTCCGGGAAGGACTACGCGGTGCGCGTCAGGTTCCGGGAGGTGAGCCGTCCCGGGAACGCAAGCGCGGTGGGCATCAACCTGCGCCGGGACCCCGCCACCGGGGACTGCTACCACGTGGACCTCTATTCCGAGACGGTGAACGGAACCACCAGCAAGTACGTGCGCCTCTTCCGCGTCTCCGGCGGGACCTGGAACCTCATCTACCAGGCGCCTTATGAGTGGGGTCCCCTCAAGCCCGGTGACCCGTGGATAACCTTGCGGGTGGGTTCCTACGCCGGGTACCTCAAGGTGAACGTCAACGACAAGCCCATCAACCTGCAGCCCGGCGACGACTGCTCGCCCTACGGGGACGGCCGGGACGTCCCCGAGCCGCCCATATCCGGTGAGGTGTCCATCTGCAGCTACGGGGCGGTGCACGAGTTTGACGAGCTGCGCATTCAGAACGAGCACCAGTACGGGGAGAGGGACGTCATCGACTGCATCCTCCAGGCCATGGAGAAGTTCAACATCGACGAGGACCGCGTCTACGTGTCCGGACTCTCCATGGGGGGCACGGGGGCCTACGTCCTGGGCATCCACAACCCGGGGCTGGTCACCGCCGTCTCCCCTAACGCGGGAGCCTCCGACCTGGTTTACAACTACCAGTGGATGCGGGAGCACTTCCCCCGTAATTACGGGTATCCCTATGCCGACGTCAACGACGCGCGGGTGCCCGACAACTGGGCCGCCATCGCCGGGAAGGAGGACGAACCGGGAAGCTCCATCGACACTCCCCTCATGCGGGACAACAGCGCCCGCTACGTGCTGGAAAACCTTGCCAACATGCCCATACGCATCGTGCAGGGCCTGAACGACAGCAACTTCCCCAACCAGTACCAGAACCTCACCGTCATGTGGTGGAAGCGGGAGAGCACTACCCCGGGGGACAGGTGGTGGCTGGTGGAGGCGCCGCCTCCCTACTCCCCGGCCACGGCGGAATTCGCCAACGGGGGCGACGTCCATGCCCTGCTCACCGCCTGGTCCGCAGTGGGACCCTATTACTCGGAGTACAACACCAGCCCTTACGGCGGTCACGGCTTCATGGAGCCTTACGGGGTGACCGCCGACTTCTTCCAGGCCCATGCCCGCAACCGGCAGCCCACCCAGGTGGCCTACAAGACCTACGACGATCCCGTGAGTTCCTCCTACTGGATGACCATGAGGAGGTACGAGGGAGCGGGGGAGGAAGCCGCCCTGGCCCGCGCCGGGGTGGACCGCGCCGCCGGCGCGGTGGAGGCCCACGTGCGCAACGTGCAGGAGCTGACCCTGGACCTCTCCTGGGCGGGGGTGACCCTGGAGCCCGGAAGGATTCTGACCGTTCGTTTGGACACCAGCACCGACCCCAGTGCCATTCCCGTATCGGACAGGCTGGGGAGGACCGACCTGGTGCTGGTCCACGCCTGGGCCGCCGTGCTGGGCATGAGAGTCAGGCTGGACGGGTCGCTCCTCACCCCCGGCGTGGATTACACCCTGGAAGGAAGCCGGCTGCGCATTCCCGGCATCGTCCTCGACCGCCAGAGGACGCTGACCCTGGAGCTTCCCTCCCAGGCCCAGGCCAACCTCCTGCCCAACCCCGGTTTCGAGGACGTGAACCCCGACGGGAGCGTACCCGGCTGGAGTCAACTGCTGCTCTCCGGCGGTACGGCACGTATGGAAAATCATTCCATGATGTCCCACGCGGGCAGTCGCTCCCTGCGCATCAAGGACCCGGCCCCCGCGGCCGCGCCCTACACCTGTTCCTGGCGGAGCGACCCGGTGGCCGGGATAGAGGCGGGAAGCTACTACGCGTTGACGGGTTTCTACCGCACCCGGCTTTTCCGCAACGCCTCGGCGCAGGTCACCATATACTGGTATAACGCCGCCGGTTCCCTGATAGGTACGGACAGCGCCACGCTGGAGACGCCCTCCGGCTATTCCACCCACGACTGGATGCCCTTCCACCTCCAGGCCCGGGCTCCGCTGGGGGCGGCCAGGGCCGCGGTTAGGTTGGAGACGGCAGGCAGCTCTGGGACGGCCGGGGGCGGCAGCGTGTGGTTCGACGACGTGGCCCTGTTCCGCGTCCCTTGA
- a CDS encoding dTDP-4-dehydrorhamnose 3,5-epimerase family protein, which yields MEERVEGIEGVLVKPLVRHCDERGYLLEVLRDDDGLLERFGQTTFTLTYPGVIKAFHWHRKQHDLWFVAQGEARVVLHDLREDSPTRGRTQVIYAGEHQPLLIVIPPGVAHGYQVLGEKPVGLFYHTTRSYDPSDPDEERIPYDALFDWESGD from the coding sequence GTGGAGGAAAGGGTCGAGGGCATAGAGGGCGTGCTGGTCAAGCCACTGGTGCGCCACTGTGACGAAAGGGGTTATCTCCTGGAGGTGCTGCGCGACGACGACGGACTCCTGGAGCGCTTCGGGCAGACCACCTTCACCCTGACCTATCCCGGGGTCATCAAGGCCTTTCACTGGCACCGCAAGCAGCACGACCTGTGGTTCGTGGCCCAGGGAGAGGCGCGCGTGGTCCTGCACGACCTGCGCGAGGATTCGCCCACGCGAGGCCGCACCCAGGTCATCTACGCCGGGGAACACCAACCCCTGCTCATCGTCATCCCCCCGGGGGTGGCCCACGGCTACCAAGTCCTGGGAGAAAAGCCTGTGGGGCTCTTCTACCACACCACCCGTTCCTACGACCCCTCGGACCCGGACGAGGAGCGCATACCCTACGACGCCCTCTTCGACTGGGAGAGCGGGGACTGA
- a CDS encoding FHA domain-containing protein translates to MARLELEGTDRVFGLEDKSEYTLGRADPATHSFPDIDLTPFGALDAGVSRRHAKITRLGGGRYYIMDLASTNYTHVNGERLEAFEPRPLADGDEIHMGTLKLIFRA, encoded by the coding sequence ATGGCAAGGCTGGAACTAGAGGGGACGGACAGGGTTTTCGGCCTGGAGGATAAATCCGAGTACACCCTGGGGCGGGCGGATCCGGCCACTCACTCCTTCCCGGACATCGACCTTACGCCCTTCGGGGCCCTGGATGCTGGGGTTTCCAGGAGGCACGCCAAGATCACCCGCCTGGGAGGAGGCCGCTATTACATCATGGATCTCGCCTCCACCAATTACACCCATGTCAACGGAGAGCGGCTGGAGGCCTTCGAGCCCCGGCCTCTGGCCGACGGGGACGAGATCCACATGGGAACCCTGAAGCTCATCTTCCGGGCCTGA
- the rfbD gene encoding dTDP-4-dehydrorhamnose reductase, producing MRVVICGAAGQLGTDLVEVFRRGGDEVLPFDLDLDITDYDLVMEKIPSLQPDLVINAAADLDADRAELDPEPSLRVNLTGAQNLVLACLEAGCPLAFISSDYVFDGRKGAPYTELDEPNPQGVYGKAKLAAERFLASTLPRHYIFRSQWLFGRGGKRNFVKSILRNAREKGFLRVVTDEVGTPTYTGDLAEIIHRVCRSGQYGLYHATNQGVCSRYDFAREIVEIAGWKDVPVQPIRYADLNLPCPRPPYSPLDNLNLRLRGFPLARHYRQPLEEYVGWLLENDGF from the coding sequence ATGCGCGTAGTGATATGCGGGGCGGCCGGCCAGTTGGGAACCGACCTGGTGGAAGTCTTCCGGAGGGGAGGCGATGAGGTGCTTCCCTTCGACCTCGACCTGGACATCACGGATTATGACCTGGTCATGGAAAAGATTCCCTCCCTGCAGCCAGACCTGGTCATCAACGCCGCCGCCGACCTGGACGCCGACCGCGCCGAGCTGGACCCTGAACCCTCCCTGCGGGTCAACCTGACCGGGGCACAGAACCTGGTCCTGGCCTGCCTGGAGGCCGGTTGTCCCCTGGCCTTCATCAGCTCGGACTACGTCTTCGACGGGCGCAAGGGAGCCCCCTACACGGAGCTGGACGAACCCAACCCCCAGGGGGTGTACGGGAAGGCCAAGCTGGCCGCGGAGCGCTTTTTGGCCTCCACCCTGCCCCGCCATTATATCTTCCGCAGCCAGTGGCTCTTCGGCCGGGGAGGGAAGCGCAACTTCGTGAAGAGCATCCTGCGCAACGCCCGCGAGAAGGGGTTCCTTCGGGTGGTCACCGACGAGGTGGGTACCCCCACCTACACCGGCGACCTGGCGGAGATCATCCACCGCGTGTGCCGCTCGGGCCAGTACGGCCTCTATCATGCCACCAACCAGGGGGTTTGCTCTCGTTACGATTTCGCCAGGGAGATCGTGGAGATAGCGGGGTGGAAGGACGTGCCCGTGCAGCCCATCCGTTACGCGGACCTCAACCTTCCCTGTCCCCGCCCTCCTTATTCCCCCCTGGACAACCTCAACTTACGCTTGCGCGGTTTCCCTCTCGCCCGGCACTACCGGCAGCCCCTCGAGGAATATGTGGGATGGCTGCTCGAAAACGACGGGTTCTGA
- a CDS encoding serine/threonine-protein kinase yields the protein MKARYRIIREIGRGAMGRVYLAHDDLLERDVALKELNVPGYLSEEEKAEVRERFRLEAKAAARLAHPHILTVHDIILSGDRQYIVMEYLEGKTMREILAERRLSAVEVLSIAPMICEALDYAHRQGIIHRDVKPDNIFVLQDGNIKIADFGIAKMIRMSDRTHTDVIMGTPNYIAPEVVQGKPYDHRVDIFALGVTIYEMLTGRRPFDAENDFAIIYKVATEEPVSLSEVVEGLPPSLVHAVHKALQKDPSLRYPSMEEFKADLMEVRSELGMEAGKEEGFDKEQALRKDLEAAMEVEIEEGAAGGGYDFRRDREWKELIARIYSGQPREEPSPAEAEAGDRSVPEIHAAVSRPRVSASSPVYGVAGVRTVPPRGRASGHPPGVRVSHGRPSFPAGGREAQTPRGGFLGAEGLVLSSRAKRLAAYIPALAAVLVVSTLFPWIGRDLNPLRNMAGISFPEGMLLSGLATLVAGCDALLVLGMVSPGKWAQAMRAMSLLAFLAALAFLGLRVFAGLGYQRTPGLSLGQVLAGTGWGLWVALAGSLAFYVLCSHLRSEVA from the coding sequence ATGAAGGCCCGATACCGCATCATAAGAGAAATCGGACGGGGAGCCATGGGTCGGGTTTACCTGGCCCACGACGACCTCCTGGAAAGGGATGTGGCCCTCAAGGAGTTGAACGTGCCCGGCTATCTCAGTGAGGAGGAGAAGGCCGAGGTCAGGGAGAGGTTCCGCCTGGAGGCCAAGGCGGCGGCCAGGCTCGCCCACCCGCACATACTCACCGTACACGACATCATCCTTTCCGGGGACCGCCAGTACATCGTCATGGAGTACCTGGAAGGCAAGACCATGCGGGAGATACTGGCGGAGCGCAGGTTATCCGCCGTCGAGGTCCTGAGCATCGCGCCCATGATCTGCGAGGCCCTGGATTATGCCCACCGCCAGGGCATCATCCACCGCGACGTCAAGCCGGACAACATCTTCGTCCTCCAGGACGGGAACATCAAGATCGCGGACTTCGGCATCGCCAAGATGATAAGGATGAGCGACCGCACCCATACCGACGTGATCATGGGCACTCCCAATTACATCGCGCCAGAGGTCGTCCAGGGGAAGCCGTACGACCACCGCGTGGACATCTTCGCCTTAGGAGTCACCATTTACGAGATGCTCACCGGGCGGCGGCCGTTCGACGCGGAAAACGATTTCGCCATCATTTACAAGGTGGCCACCGAGGAGCCGGTATCCCTCTCCGAGGTGGTCGAAGGGCTGCCTCCCAGCCTGGTGCATGCCGTCCACAAGGCCTTGCAGAAGGATCCCTCCCTGCGGTACCCGAGCATGGAGGAATTCAAGGCCGACCTCATGGAGGTGCGCTCGGAGCTGGGGATGGAGGCCGGGAAGGAAGAGGGTTTCGACAAGGAGCAGGCCCTGAGGAAGGACCTTGAGGCGGCCATGGAGGTGGAGATCGAAGAGGGGGCAGCGGGAGGAGGGTACGATTTCCGCCGGGACAGGGAATGGAAGGAACTCATCGCCCGTATCTACTCCGGGCAGCCCCGGGAGGAGCCCAGCCCGGCGGAGGCGGAAGCCGGGGACCGGTCGGTGCCGGAAATCCACGCCGCCGTGTCCCGCCCCAGGGTTTCAGCCTCCTCCCCGGTATACGGAGTGGCGGGCGTCCGGACCGTGCCTCCTCGGGGACGGGCTTCCGGCCATCCTCCAGGCGTGAGGGTCTCCCACGGAAGACCGTCCTTTCCCGCCGGAGGTCGGGAGGCGCAAACTCCACGAGGGGGATTCCTGGGCGCGGAGGGTCTCGTCCTGTCAAGCAGGGCCAAGCGGCTGGCCGCCTATATCCCCGCCCTGGCCGCAGTGCTGGTGGTCTCCACCCTGTTTCCCTGGATCGGCAGGGACCTTAACCCTTTACGCAACATGGCCGGCATCTCCTTCCCGGAGGGGATGCTGCTTTCCGGCCTGGCCACCCTGGTGGCCGGGTGCGACGCGCTGCTGGTCCTGGGGATGGTCTCGCCCGGGAAGTGGGCGCAGGCCATGAGGGCCATGTCCCTCCTGGCTTTCCTGGCCGCGCTGGCCTTCCTTGGCCTGCGGGTCTTCGCCGGCCTGGGTTACCAGAGGACGCCAGGACTTTCGCTGGGCCAGGTGCTGGCGGGTACCGGATGGGGCCTGTGGGTAGCGCTGGCCGGCAGCCTGGCGTTTTACGTACTATGCTCCCACCTCAGGTCGGAGGTCGCCTGA